GCCCGAGGGTCCCGGCGTCCGCGCCCTGTTCGGGGCCGCCATGGGCAGCGGAGCGAAGCTCATCCTGATGCGTCGCACCGAGGCTCTGGCCCAGGCGACCGCCGGGCGCGGCACCCGCGACACCTCCATCCGCCTCTCCGAGACCCCCGCCCGCGGCGGTCCGGTGGTGCTGGTCGTCGCGCCGGAGGTGTACGACCGGCTGAAGGCCGCCGGCGGGGCCGCCGCCTACGACCCCGGCGTCACGACGGTCGAGGAGGGCATCACGACCAACGCCATCGGCTGGCTGGCCGGCACCGAGCCCGACGGCCCGGTGCTGATGGTCTCGGCCCACCTGGACCACATCGGCGTGCGGTCGGACGGCGTGGTCATGCACGGGGCCAACGACGACGCGTCCGGCACGGTCGCCGTGATCGAGCTGGCGCGCGCCCTGTCGGGCACCGGGCCGCACCGGATGAACGTGATGTTCGTGGCCTATGGATCCGAGGAGGCCGGCCTGCTGGGCTCGCGCTATTTCGTGAACCACCCGCCCGTGCCGCTGGAACGCCTGAAGGCCAATCTCGAGATCGAGATGATCGCCGACCAGGATCCGCAGCTGCCGGCCGGCGTGATGATGATGACGGGCTTCGAACGCTCGAACTTCGGGCCGGAGCTGAAGGCGCGCGGGGCCCTGATCGGGCCCGATCCCTATCCGGAGCAGAACTTCTTCCAGCGCTCGGACAACTACGCCCTCGCCCAGCGCGGCATCGTCGCCCACACCATCTCGGGCTGGGCGACCATTCCGACCTACCACACGCCCGAAGACACGATCGCCAACATCAATTTCGACTTCATGACCGCCGCGATCCAGTCACTGGTCGAGCCCCTGTCGGAACTGGCCGAGGGCGATTTCACGCCGACCTGGGCCGAGGGCGGACGGCCGGAAGCGCAGTAGTCACCCTGGATCCTTCTCCCCTTGCGGGAGAAGGATCACACGATGCCGACCGCCGCTTCCGTGCGTCCGATCCAGTCGCGGACGTTCGGACAGGCGGCCAGGTCGAACCCGCCCTCGTGGGCGACGCGGGTGTAGGCGACGAGGGCGAGGTCGGCGAGGGTCGGTGCCTGCCCGCCCGCCAGCCAGGCCGAGGTCGTCAGCGCCTGCTCCATATGCCTCAGGGCGACGTAACCCCGCTCCATCAGCCGGGGCTCGACCGCGTCCGCCGCCCTGCCCGCATAGACCCGCTGGAACCGCGCCACGGCCACATAGGGCTCATGGCTGTACTGCTCCCAGAACAGCCATTCGAACATCTTTGCCCGCTCATATCCGTCGGACGGGATCCATTCTGTCCGATCCGCCAGATGCAGCAGGATGGCGTTCGACTGGGTCACGACCCGACCGTCCTCCAGCACCAGGGCCGGCACCTGACCGAACGGATTCAAAAGGAGAAATTCCGCCGTGCGGCTGCCACCCGACATGATGTCCACCTCGACCCACTGATAATCACGGCCGAGCGCGTCCAGCATCCACTTGACCTTCAAGCAGTTGCCCGAGCGAATATCTCCATGAACAGTAAGCATCGGACCCCAGCAAAGGATTTCTGATCGGCCAATACTGCTATCGCGTTTGAATGCGTTGCCCAACCCCGGTTCCGCTTATCTCAGGCAACGATTGACTGATCCATCCACAACGGTGGACAGGGGGTCGCAGCGGGGGGCGTTGCCACATTTTGGACACGGAACACGTCGACACGCCGCCCTGTCGGTACAGTCTGGGGACCGGCGTCACGACGAGTTCGATCTGTGTTCAACACCCTCGCGGCGTTCGCCATGCTCTGGGCCGCAGCCTTCCCGCCTGCCGATCCGATCACCTATGAAGCAGCCGTGGCTGCCGATCCGGTCGTGATGGAAAGCCCTGAAAACGCGAACGGTTCCGTCGAGGCAGCGACCACCGATCTGGCCGATCTGAGCGCCGAGCAGGCCGATCTGATGGCCCGGGATCCCGACTGGAACGCCCGCGCCAGCCTCTATCATGCCGGTGGGGGTGGAGCGACCGGCAACGATTCGCTGGGCTGCCGCCCGGTGCCGATGCGCACCCTGGCCACCGATCCCCGCGTGATCCCGCGCCGGACCAAGCTGTTTATCCGCGAGACCGTCGGCATGCGGCTGCCCGATGGGACGATCCACGACGGCTACTGGTATGCCTCCGACACCGGCGGCGCGATCCGCGGCCAGCGCGTCGACCTCTATACCGGCAACGGCCGCGGCTCGATGCAGCCGGTGATGCGCTTCAACCAGCAGCGCCTGACCATCACCAACGCCGGCCGTTTCGACGGTTGCCCGCCCGCCTGGAACACCGCCTCCAACTGATCCGGCTTCAAGCGGACGCCCGAATGGTCTAGCTTGATCGCCTGACCGTCCGGAGGCTCCCATGTCGCCTGCCCTCTCTCGCGGAATCGCGGCCTGCGCGATCGTCTTCAGCCTGGTCCAGCCGCTCGCCGCAGCGGCCCAGGACGCCGCCGTCCCCTTCCGCGACCGCACCGAGCGCATCGGTCTGTCCGGACGGCGCGGCCCCAGCCTCTTCCGGCCCGGCTTCGCCATCGGCGAATACACCGGGTGGGCCAGCCTGAGGGATTCCGCGGTCAGCCTGCCCTGGCAATCGCGCGACTTCGCCTCGGCGGACCTGTCGATCGTCACCCCGGCGGGCGAGGTCACCGGCAACTGCGGCGGCGGCCAGGGTCACCGCAACATCCTGGGCATCACCTTCGACCGCGAAGCCCTGAGCTACGACTGCGAATACGGCGGCGTGGCGCCGGCCGACGCCGGCATGGGCCTGGCCTTGGCCCGGGGCTCGATCATGGCCCGCCTGCAGCAACCGCAGCGGGCCGGCAGCCTGACCTGGCAGGGCGTCGAATACCGCACCGAGACCCGCCGCATCGGCGGCCTGCCGTTCGGCGGCGGACGGGTCATGGGCTACGTCATCTCGCGCGACGGGGTCGAGGTAGGCGGCGTGGACCTGAACGGCATGCGACCGACCTTCTACCTGCCACCGGCCGGGTCGCCCGATCGCGACGCCGTCGCCGTCTTCGCCATCAGCCTGTGGGCCTTCCGCGATCCCGCCAATCGATGACGGCTTCGCCTGAATGAGCGAGCCCGCGCTCTACCTCGGTTGGCGGGTCGCGATCCTGGGATCCACGAGCCTGCAGCTTCTCCTGCTCGCGGCGGCCATCGCGACCCAGTCCCCCAATGCCCGCGCCAATCGGCTGCTGACGGCCTTTCTGATCGTGCTGGTCGGGGTCGTGGCCCCCTATACCCTCGGCTACGCGGGCGCCTATGACGCCTGGCGCGGGCTGACCTTTGCGCCGCTCGCCATCCCCCTGGCCCTGCCGCCCCTGCTGTACGCCTATACCCACGCCCTGGTGCGCGGACGACGGCCGGACCGGTTCGGCCTGCATCTGGGGCCGCCCCTGATCCAGTTCGGCTATTTCGTCGTCTGTTTCGCCCTGCCGCCGGACGCCAAGTGGGACTGGTACACCGGCGGCCACCGGCACCTCGTCGGCCCGGCCTTCGACCTGGCCCTGCTGGTGTCGCTGGGCCTCTATGCCGCGTCATGCCTGCGCCTTCTCGCCGCCTACCGGCGCGACCTGGCCGAGGCGCGCAGCGACGACGACCGGTTCGCCACCGGATGGCTGACGCGCGTCATCGTCGCCCTCGTCGCCGTGCTGGCCGTGTATGCCGCCTTCACCCTGTGGGACTGGCTCAGCGGCGGAATCGACTTCTTCCAGGAGACCGGCCTCTACCTGGCCCTCGTCGCCATCGGCCTCTATCTGGGGATCGAGGGCTGGCGGCACGCCACCCTGCGGTTTCCCGTGCCCGAGGCGGCGCCCCCTGACCCCGTCCCCGCCGAGCCGCCCGTCGCCCCCGATTGGAGGGCCGTCGCCACCGGTTTCGACACCCGCCTGCGCGAGGCCGGCTGGGCCAGCGAGCCGGACCTCAGCCTGCCGGTCCTCGCGCGGCGGCTGGCCACCAATACCGGGCGGCTGTCGCGGGCCATCAACCTGGGCCTCGGCGTCAACTTCTCGGCCTGGATCAACGGCGTCCGGGCCGAGGCGGTCGCGTCCGCGCTGGACGGCGGTTCGACGGGGGACCTTCTGACCCTGGCCTTCGACGCCGGCTTCAGCTCCAAGGCCAGTTTCAACCGCGCCTTCCAGGCCCGCTTCGGCGTCGCCCCCTCGCGCTATCGCCGCCACGTCTCACATCATGATTTTCCCCCACCCGGGCCGGAAATGAGGCGCGCCGCCGGGTGAGCCGGGCGATGTTGTGTACGTCATCCCCGCGGAGTTCCCCATGCTGTCCCGTCGTCGCCTGCTGCAGATTTCCGGGGGCCTTGCGCTCTCGGCCGCCACCCCGGCCTACGCGCGCCAATCGGTGTCCGAGGACTGGTCCGGCGATATCGAGATCCTGCGCCAGGCCTGGCAGGCGATGCACCCGGGCCTGTATCGCTACAGCAGCCCCGACGAGATCGCCGCACGCCTCGAAGGCCTCTCCGCCGCCTGGAAGGCTCCGGGCTCCTTCCGCGACCGCTTCCTGGCCCTGACCCGCGTGACCGCCTCGGTACGGTGCGGTCATACCTATCCCAGCCCCTACAACGGCGGCGCGGCCGTGCGCGATCGCCTGTACCCCGGCCGCGAACTGCTTCCATTCCGCTATGTCTGGATCGACGGCCGGATGGTGGTGACGGTGGATCAGTCGGCGGAAGGCCTGTTTCCGCGCGGGACCGGCATCGCCGCCATCGACGGGGTGGCGACGCCCGACATCCTGTCCCGCCTGATCCCCCTGGCCCGCGCCGACGGTCACAACGACGCCAAGCGGATCAGCCTGATGGCGGTGCGCGGCGACGACGCCTACGAGACCGCCGACATCCACCTGCCGCTGGTCCTGCCGGGGCTGGTCGACCGCGCCAGCTTCACCCTGGCTGACGGCCGTACCGTCACGGCCGCCCTGCTGACCCTCGCCGAGCGTCAGGCGAAATCCCCGTCCGCCGTCCAGCCGACCGGCGACGCCAACCCCTGGACGCTGGACAAGGGCGCGGATGGCGTCGCCCGGCTGACCATGCCGGGCTGGGCGCTCTACAACTCGACCTTCGACTGGCGGACCTGGCTGGGCGGCGTGATGGACGACCTGACCGGTGACGGGGCCAGAGGGCTGATCGTCGACCTGCGCGGCAACGAGGGCGGCGAGGACTGCGGCGACGTCATCCTGACGCGGCTGGTCGATCGCGATTTCGCCCCGTCCCGCAGCCAGCGCTTCGTCCGCTATCGCCGCGCGCCGGAGGCCCTGGATCCGTACCTCAACACCTGGGACCGGTCCTTCCTCGACTGGGGCGACCAGGCCGTGGCCGACACGGAGCGCCCCGGCTTCTATCGCCTGACCCGCTATGACGACGGCGAGGCGGCGACGCTCATCCGGCCTGCGGGTCGCCGCTTCACCGGGCCGGTCGCGGTGCTGTGCGATGCCTCCAACTCCTCGGCCACCTTCAGCTTCGCCCAGTCGGTGCAGGAAAGCCGGACCGCGACCCTGATCGGCACCCCGACCGGCGGCAACCGGCGCGGCATCAACGGCGGGGCCTTCTGCTTCCTGCGGCTGCCGGCCTCCCGCATCGAGGTCGACCTGCCGCTGATCGCCAGCTTCCCTGAGGTGCCCCAGCCCGACGCCGGGATCGAGCCCGACCTGCACGTCCCGACCACCGCCGCCGACATCGCCGCCGGCGCCGATCCCCAGATGGCGGCCGCCACCGCCCGCATCCTGTCCGCCTGACCCGGAGCCCCGCCATGACCCTTCGTCTGATCGCCGCCGTCCTGACCCTGCTGATCCTGACGCCCTGCGCCGCCCTGGCCCAGAGCCAGCCGACCGCCACCCAGCTCCGCCTCGGACTCGTCGGCCAGTGGTCGGGCGCGCTCGGCTACCGCGACTACCAGAGCGACCGGATGTTCGAGATCCCGGTCACCACCACCATCACGACGCCCGGCGACGGCGCGACCCAGGTCCGCCAGTCCCTGTTCGACGACGGTCCCGACAAGCCGGTCTGGATCACCACCGTCAGCCTCGACGACCTGGCCGCCGGCACCTCGACCGCCGCCAGCTTTCGCGCCGGAAACGCGCCCGAACTGTCGACCGACACTGTCCGGGTCACGGCCTTTGCCGACGCCACTCACTGGACGCTGGTCTATGCGCGGACCGGCGAGGACGACGACCGGCCGGCCGACATCCGCGTCACCGAGACCCGCGACGGTGACAGCCTGCTCGAGATCAAGGAGGTCCGCCCCGTGGGCTCCGACGACACCGCCTGGCGCTTCCGCAACCAAACCCGCCTGACCCGCACGGGCGACTAGAGGGCCGTCGCCGGTTCGGCGCCGAAGGCGCGACGCAGCAGGGGCCAGATGTTGGACAGGGCCGAGATGAAACCCACCACGCTGGCCACGCCCTGGAACAGCGTCCACACGCTGCCGAACACGGCCCCGGACCGGACCCATTCGTCCAGCGGATACAGCAGTTCGCTGACGCCGATCTGGAAGCCGGCATAGACCTGCGAATACTCGATCGACCGATCGGCGAAGAAGGCGATGACGACCGCCGCCGCGACCGGCGCCCACATCAGCGGCAGGACCAGCACCAGGGCCAGGGCCACGATGACCAGCTTGGTGCCGACCGTCTCCGTGGAGACCAGGGTCGCGATCACGCCGACACCGAGCGCGAGCACGCTCAGGGCCAGCATCACCGGCAGCACCCGGTCGGTCGTGACGATCAGGTCGTCGAACGCCGCCCCGATCAGGATGGCCAGTCCGGCCAGAAGAAACGCGCCCACCCAGGCCGCGCCGTACTGCCCCAGCCGTCGCTTGATATGTCCGATCATCGAAGTGTTCCCGACGCCCCCGCCGGGATCATGCGCGCGCGGCTACGGCAAGTCGACTGACGGAACAGTGATCGCCGGTCTTCAGAACCTGCGCTTGCCGCTGACCGTTTCGAAGAACATCCGCCAGTCGCCCATCAGGCTCCACAGCGGATACTGGAAGGTCGCGGGACGGTTCTTCTCGAAGAAGAAATGCCCGACCCAGGCGAAGCCGTAGCCGATCAGCGGCATGGCCAGGAACCACCAGGCGTTGACGAACAGACCCAGCACCGCCGCCACGATCACCAGCGCCGACCCCACGA
This DNA window, taken from Brevundimonas subvibrioides ATCC 15264, encodes the following:
- a CDS encoding M28 family metallopeptidase, which translates into the protein MKRLSLAAVSMIALLAGPVLAQQTTTIERNAVEAHMNFLAGDELQGRGSATRDEAIAAAYVAAQFRLAGLTPVPGMDGYLQRAPVTKTTPSGAATVTVGGTVLNQGADFAILTGGLTAASGTITVAEDPAALPSGAETLMLAPPEGPGVRALFGAAMGSGAKLILMRRTEALAQATAGRGTRDTSIRLSETPARGGPVVLVVAPEVYDRLKAAGGAAAYDPGVTTVEEGITTNAIGWLAGTEPDGPVLMVSAHLDHIGVRSDGVVMHGANDDASGTVAVIELARALSGTGPHRMNVMFVAYGSEEAGLLGSRYFVNHPPVPLERLKANLEIEMIADQDPQLPAGVMMMTGFERSNFGPELKARGALIGPDPYPEQNFFQRSDNYALAQRGIVAHTISGWATIPTYHTPEDTIANINFDFMTAAIQSLVEPLSELAEGDFTPTWAEGGRPEAQ
- a CDS encoding glutathione S-transferase family protein — its product is MKVKWMLDALGRDYQWVEVDIMSGGSRTAEFLLLNPFGQVPALVLEDGRVVTQSNAILLHLADRTEWIPSDGYERAKMFEWLFWEQYSHEPYVAVARFQRVYAGRAADAVEPRLMERGYVALRHMEQALTTSAWLAGGQAPTLADLALVAYTRVAHEGGFDLAACPNVRDWIGRTEAAVGIV
- a CDS encoding 3D domain-containing protein yields the protein MFNTLAAFAMLWAAAFPPADPITYEAAVAADPVVMESPENANGSVEAATTDLADLSAEQADLMARDPDWNARASLYHAGGGGATGNDSLGCRPVPMRTLATDPRVIPRRTKLFIRETVGMRLPDGTIHDGYWYASDTGGAIRGQRVDLYTGNGRGSMQPVMRFNQQRLTITNAGRFDGCPPAWNTASN
- a CDS encoding AraC family transcriptional regulator yields the protein MSEPALYLGWRVAILGSTSLQLLLLAAAIATQSPNARANRLLTAFLIVLVGVVAPYTLGYAGAYDAWRGLTFAPLAIPLALPPLLYAYTHALVRGRRPDRFGLHLGPPLIQFGYFVVCFALPPDAKWDWYTGGHRHLVGPAFDLALLVSLGLYAASCLRLLAAYRRDLAEARSDDDRFATGWLTRVIVALVAVLAVYAAFTLWDWLSGGIDFFQETGLYLALVAIGLYLGIEGWRHATLRFPVPEAAPPDPVPAEPPVAPDWRAVATGFDTRLREAGWASEPDLSLPVLARRLATNTGRLSRAINLGLGVNFSAWINGVRAEAVASALDGGSTGDLLTLAFDAGFSSKASFNRAFQARFGVAPSRYRRHVSHHDFPPPGPEMRRAAG
- a CDS encoding S41 family peptidase, whose product is MLSRRRLLQISGGLALSAATPAYARQSVSEDWSGDIEILRQAWQAMHPGLYRYSSPDEIAARLEGLSAAWKAPGSFRDRFLALTRVTASVRCGHTYPSPYNGGAAVRDRLYPGRELLPFRYVWIDGRMVVTVDQSAEGLFPRGTGIAAIDGVATPDILSRLIPLARADGHNDAKRISLMAVRGDDAYETADIHLPLVLPGLVDRASFTLADGRTVTAALLTLAERQAKSPSAVQPTGDANPWTLDKGADGVARLTMPGWALYNSTFDWRTWLGGVMDDLTGDGARGLIVDLRGNEGGEDCGDVILTRLVDRDFAPSRSQRFVRYRRAPEALDPYLNTWDRSFLDWGDQAVADTERPGFYRLTRYDDGEAATLIRPAGRRFTGPVAVLCDASNSSATFSFAQSVQESRTATLIGTPTGGNRRGINGGAFCFLRLPASRIEVDLPLIASFPEVPQPDAGIEPDLHVPTTAADIAAGADPQMAAATARILSA
- a CDS encoding Mpo1-like protein, whose product is MTEHPAPGERYASFEAFYPYYIHEHSNRTCRRIHVVGSALVIVAAVLGLFVNAWWFLAMPLIGYGFAWVGHFFFEKNRPATFQYPLWSLMGDWRMFFETVSGKRRF